CTTAACCCAACATCTCACGACACGAGCTGACGACAACCATGCACCACCTGTCTTGAATGCTCCGAAGAGGGCACCTATCTCTAGGTGTTACATTCAGATGTCAAGACCTGGTAAGGTTCTTCGCGTTGCTTCGAATTAAACCACATACTCCACTGCTTGTGCGGGTCCCCGTCAATTCCTTTGAGTTTCAGTCTTGCGACCGTACTCCCCAGGCGGAATGCTTAATGTGTTAACTTCGGCACCAAGGGTATCGAAACCCCTAACACCTAGCATTCATCGTTTACGGCGTGGACTACCAGGGTATCTAATCCTGTTTGCTCCCCACGCTTTCGCGCCTCAGCGTCAGTTACAGCCCAGAGAGTCGCCTTCGCCACTGGTGTTCCTCCACATCTCTACGCATTTCACCGCTACACGTGGAATTCCACTCTCCTCTTCTGCACTCAAGCTACCCAGTTTCCAATGCGACCTAAGGTTGAGCCTTAGGATTAAACACCAGACTTAAATAGCCGCCTGCGCGCGCTTTACGCCCAATAATTCCGGACAACGCTTGCCCCCTACGTATTACCGCGGCTGCTGGCACGTAGTTAGCCGGGGCTTTCTTCTCAGGTACCGTCACTCCGGTAGCAGTTACTCTACCGGACGTTCTTCCCTGGCAACAGAGCTTTACGATCCGAAAACCTTCATCACTCACGCGGCGTTGCTCCGTCAGACTTTCGTCCATTGCGGAAGATTCCCTACTGCTGCCTCCCGTAGGAGTCTGGGCCGTGTCTCAGTCCCAGTGTGGCCGTTCACCCTCTCAGGTCGGCTACGCATCGTCGCCTTGGTGAGCCGTTACCCCACCAACTAGCTAATGCGCCGCAGGTCCATCTATAAGTGACAGATTGCTCCGTCTTTCATTATTTCCCCATGCGAGAAAATAAATTATCCGGTATTAGCTAACGTTTCCGCTAGTTATCCCAGTCTTACAGGCAGGTTACCTACGTGTTACTCACCCGTCCGCCGCTAACCATCAGGAGAGCAAGCTCTCCATCAAGTCCGCTCGACTTGCATGTATTAGGCACGCCGCCAGCGTTCGTCCTGAGCCAGGATCAAACTCTCCAATAAAGTGTTTGACTTGCTCATTTTGAATCTGACTTATTTCTTAGATTTCACTTGACGTGAAACCCGCTCACTCGTTGTTCAGTTTTCAAAGATCAACTTCACTTTCGTGCGTCGCTGCGTTTCAGCGGCGACCTTTATAATATAACATGTCGTTTCAGATTTTGCAATAGTTTTTTTGACTTTTTAATTATCAGTCGAACTACTGCATTCTGGCAACTTATTCCGTCAAAAAATCGGAACGTTTCATAATTTACCACATTACAAATAGCAAAGTCAAATACAATTTTATCCTATTGCTTGACCCGTGGGAAGCGTGAATTTCTAGCGTATTTGGAGAGCTCTTTAGAGGGGGCGAACCGAGCGTACATACGAAATACAGTTTTATATCTCTTAGCAATTGCGTCACGGATATCCTGGTCCAAACGTTGATCGCTCATATCAAGCAACATCTCGTCCAGTTCTTTGCGTAGAACATAGTCGAGTTCCTTGCATTCTTTATCATTGAACATCATTCCCAACATAACTACAGCTCCTCTATCGACTCAGTTTATATCTATATCTGCCATAACCCCAACTGCACATAACATATCCGCGGCTTTTGACCGCTTTACTGTTATGCACAGTTTTCGGGAAAATTATGACATCAAATATCAACGAACCAAGTAAAAAGTGAGCGTACTTTCAACTACCGCCGCGATCAATAGCAATACCACTGTCCAAAAAGCAGCTCTAATGAGCGAGTTAAAGAATTCCCGCCATTTGATCGTCCTTTCACTCCGATCCCGGGCCCCCAACTCTCCGAGACCCTTAAGCACATAGTAACCGAACTGAATCCCGAAGGCAGCAGCCATAATGATTGCTGGAATCTCGATAATCCCATGTGGCAGCAATCCTTTTACAATGAGATCAAATAAATTGGCCCCGTGCTGTGCCGAAGTTGTAACCAAAAAACCAAGAACAAGCCCATTCATCAGCAGGAACACAGCTGGCAATATACCGAACAATGCTCCCAAGATAATAACGCCCAGACTTTTAATCACGTTATTCAGAAAGATAAATTTAAAAAAGCTTAGCTCCGGCACCGCGGATTGGGATAATTGCTCACTATAATTTCGCAAAGTCTCAATATCAGGCATGACCAGGCTAGTAATCCGCTCCGTCTCCACCACCCCCATCAAAATGCCAACGGCAAAGAAAGCGATCGAGACCCACAGCGACTTTTTATATTTTCGTAAATCACGCATAAACAAACGAAATGACAGCATGATATCTCCTCCTGTAGCAAATTTTTTTACATATAAGTGTTTGTACAAAAAATTCGGTTTTAAGCACCGATACACTGATGAAATTCTACATCGCAAGAAAACCTATCGCATGAATCGCGGTGCTCATCCTTGAATTGGCCTCGATTGGTTTTTTTATCAAAAGCGGACTTTTTGAACTACCTCTTTAACTTTTGGGACAAGAAATGGTCATAATCCCGAAAGGTACAGGCATATATTTGTACAAGCGCAAATCATTCTGATAACGAGAGGGGCTAATCAAAGCATGAACAACTTCTTCTATGTCCTTAACGGGAAGAAAATC
The window above is part of the Paenibacillus lutimineralis genome. Proteins encoded here:
- a CDS encoding stage II sporulation protein M, with the protein product MLSFRLFMRDLRKYKKSLWVSIAFFAVGILMGVVETERITSLVMPDIETLRNYSEQLSQSAVPELSFFKFIFLNNVIKSLGVIILGALFGILPAVFLLMNGLVLGFLVTTSAQHGANLFDLIVKGLLPHGIIEIPAIIMAAAFGIQFGYYVLKGLGELGARDRSERTIKWREFFNSLIRAAFWTVVLLLIAAVVESTLTFYLVR